The genomic segment TCGTCCACGTCGAAGATCCGGTAGACGAACGGCGCGGTGCCGAAGTTCGCGGTGACCTGCGTGAATTCGATCGCCAGCGAGACGCCGAAGCCGATCGCCGCGGTCCGCGCGAAGCCCTGCCGCCACGCCAGCCCGGCGACCACGCCCAGCGGCACCAGCAGCAGCACGTTCATCGCCAGCTGCTGGAAGGTCAGCGTGCCCAGCGCCTGCCAGCCCGCCAGGCCGTGCTTGCCCATCTCGGTGCCGATGTCGGCGACCCACTGGAACGGGACGAGCTGCACCGTCTGGCTGAGCCGCGCGGTGCCCGGTCCGGGGAGCGGCAGCAGCACCACGGCCAGCGCGAGGCAGGCGTAGAGGGTGAACACCGCACTGGCCAGCAGTCCCTTCGGCCGGATCCGGCCGTGCCGGGCGTACTGCACGATCGCCTGCGGGATGACCAGCGTGCCCCAGACCGCGAGGAACGCGAGCAGTCCGTACTGGAGGGCGGTGGCCTGTGCGTGCGTCATACCGAGAACGTTAGGAATTCCCAGGTCCCGGCCACTTCGGTCGAAAAGCTGTCCGGTCCGGCGGCCGGTCGACCGAATGGCCGAGGCGGGACTGGCCGGGTGGCCGGGGCCGCGGAACCTACCGTCGGTAAGTTCGAGCTGTTACCGTCGGGTAATGGGCAAGGTGGCCTTCGACCGGACGGGGTCCGGGGAACCGCTGGTGCTGATCCACGGGGTCGGGCACCGGCGCCAGGCGTGGGCACCGGTGGTGCCGCTGCTCGCACCGCACCGCGAGGTGATCTCGGTGGACGTGCCGGGTTTCGGTGAGTCGCCGCTGTCGGACAAGCCGTTCACGCTGGACAACGGCATCGAGGCGATGGCGGAGTTCTTCGACGGGCTCGGCCTCGACCGGCCGCACGTGGCGGGCAACTCGATGGGCGGGCTGTTCGCGCTGGGCCTCGGCCAGCGCGGCCTGGTCCGCAGCGTCACCGCGCTTTCGCCGGCCGGGCTCTGGACGCGACGGCAGCAACTGCACGCGTTGCGGGTGCTTCGCGCGCACCGTCACGCCGCCCAGCGGATGCCTGCCGCGATCGCGCGCCGGCTCGCGGCCACACCGGCCGGTCGGCGCGCCATGGTCGGGCTGATCGTCGCGAAACCGGCGCGCCTGGCGGCCGAAGTGGTGCTGGACGACCTGCGGGCCTTCGCCAGCGCGCCCGGGTTCGCCCCGGCGATCGCCGCCGGCCGCGACATCCGGTTCGACGGCCAGGTGGCCGACATGCCGGTGACCATCGCGTGGGGCCAGTACGACCGCATCGTCTTCCCGCCGCGCGTCGCCGAACTCCGCCGGATCTGCCCGCGGGCCGAACTCGTGCGCCTGCCCGGCTGCGGGCACGTGCCGATGAGTGACGATCCGGAACTGGTCGCGCACGTGCTGTTGTCCGGCAGCGAATTAACCCGGTAGCCGTCTTTCTCCTCTGGTGGATGGCCTGACGACCAGGCAGACTCCGAGCCCGAAACGGAGGAGAAATGATCTTGACTACCCGCCTGCGCAGGCGAGCAGGCACCCTCGGGGTGGCCGTGCTGGCTTCGTTCGGCCTCATCGCGGCTGGCTCACCCGCCTCCGCCGCGCCGGCCGCCACCACCGACGTCCGCCTGATCACCTTCAACGACCTGCACGGCAACCTCGAGCCGCCGTCCGGTTCCTCCGGCCGGGTCACGCTGCCGGACGGGTCCACTGTGGACGCTGGAGGCGCGGCCCACCTGGCGTCGCACGTGAAGCGGCTGCGCGGTGAGGTCAAGAACTCGGTGGTGCTCTCCGCGGGCGACAGCGTCGGCGCCTCGCCGGTGATCTCCGCGTTGTTCCACGACGAACCGACGATCGAATTCCTCAACTCGATCGGCGTCAAGGCTTCGGTGGTCGGCAACCACGAGTTCGACGAGGGGTACCAGGAACTGCAGCGCCTGCAGTTCGGCGGCTGCCACCCCGACGACGGGTGCCAGTTCCGGGGCAAGTACCAGGGCGCGAAGTTCCCGTTCCTCGGCGCCAACGTCACCTTCGACAACGGCATCCCGGCGCTGCTCCCGTTCAGCGTCGAGTTCTCCGGCGGCGTGCCGATCGGCGTCATCGGCGCCACGCTGAAGGACCTGCCGACCGTGGTCACCCCGGAGGCGATCAAGGGCCTGGAGTTCGGCGACGAGGTCGAGGCGATCAACCGCACCGCGACCCTGCTCGACCGCCTCGGCATCAAGGCGCAGGTCGTGCTGCTGCACCAGGGCGACAACACCGAAGGCGGCGGCCCGGACGACTGCCGGACGCTGCCCGGCCCGGCCACCAAGATCGCCGAGAACGTCACGCCCAAGGTCGACGTGATCTTCACCGGCCACAGCCACCAGCAGTACAACTGCACGGTCAACGACCCTTCGGGCCAACCGCGCACGATGATCCAAGGTGCCTCCTTCGGCCGCCTGCTGTCCGTTGTGGACCTGAAGATCGACCGCCGCTCGCGCGAGGTGGTGCGTGAGCAGTCCCAGGCGCACAACGAGATCGTCACCCGCACCGGCACGCCCGACGCGGGCACGCAGAAGCTGATCGACGAGGCGAAGACCAAGTCCGCGCCGATCGCGAACGAGCAGGTCGGCACCATCTCCGGCGACCTGCTGCGCGCGGCCGCGCCGTCCGGCGAGATGCCGCTCGGCAGCGTGATCGCCGACGCCCAGCTCGAAG from the Amycolatopsis magusensis genome contains:
- a CDS encoding VanZ family protein; amino-acid sequence: MTHAQATALQYGLLAFLAVWGTLVIPQAIVQYARHGRIRPKGLLASAVFTLYACLALAVVLLPLPGPGTARLSQTVQLVPFQWVADIGTEMGKHGLAGWQALGTLTFQQLAMNVLLLVPLGVVAGLAWRQGFARTAAIGFGVSLAIEFTQVTANFGTAPFVYRIFDVDDLFANTIGAALGWVLAALYLALRAGAASAVEAPVAHRGGQARGRQGVHLTEPRQPRPALGGVAAGRSLVLAQHQERRGREHRQHQGHDQHELHHSTSTRRCASDHTGYAFRGDLANNPNYQWS
- a CDS encoding alpha/beta fold hydrolase; its protein translation is MGKVAFDRTGSGEPLVLIHGVGHRRQAWAPVVPLLAPHREVISVDVPGFGESPLSDKPFTLDNGIEAMAEFFDGLGLDRPHVAGNSMGGLFALGLGQRGLVRSVTALSPAGLWTRRQQLHALRVLRAHRHAAQRMPAAIARRLAATPAGRRAMVGLIVAKPARLAAEVVLDDLRAFASAPGFAPAIAAGRDIRFDGQVADMPVTIAWGQYDRIVFPPRVAELRRICPRAELVRLPGCGHVPMSDDPELVAHVLLSGSELTR
- a CDS encoding bifunctional metallophosphatase/5'-nucleotidase; translated protein: MILTTRLRRRAGTLGVAVLASFGLIAAGSPASAAPAATTDVRLITFNDLHGNLEPPSGSSGRVTLPDGSTVDAGGAAHLASHVKRLRGEVKNSVVLSAGDSVGASPVISALFHDEPTIEFLNSIGVKASVVGNHEFDEGYQELQRLQFGGCHPDDGCQFRGKYQGAKFPFLGANVTFDNGIPALLPFSVEFSGGVPIGVIGATLKDLPTVVTPEAIKGLEFGDEVEAINRTATLLDRLGIKAQVVLLHQGDNTEGGGPDDCRTLPGPATKIAENVTPKVDVIFTGHSHQQYNCTVNDPSGQPRTMIQGASFGRLLSVVDLKIDRRSREVVREQSQAHNEIVTRTGTPDAGTQKLIDEAKTKSAPIANEQVGTISGDLLRAAAPSGEMPLGSVIADAQLEATKSNGAQIAITNPGGVRADLVYASSPAGEGDGVVTYGEAFTVQPFANIMQTITMTGENLKAVLEQQWQQASPRILQVSSTLKYAYSSSAAPGSKVSDLTIDGQPVDPAGTYRVSVNNFLAAGGDGFTEFTKGTDLAGGPVDLDALIAYFGAHPGVAPPPADRITVKP